The following are encoded in a window of Paenibacillus polymyxa genomic DNA:
- a CDS encoding 2-isopropylmalate synthase, producing MRKIWVLDTTLRDGEQSPGVSLTSTEKVEIALQLQKLGVDRIETGFPATSPGEIISMQEIAKQVTQATLVGFARSKEQDIDAVREALRGAEDTCLHLFLATSPIHRQHKLRMDKAKVLETAAAAIRYGRKYFSKVEFSAEDASRTELDFICEVVDMAIRAGATVVNLPDTVGYASPDQFGEMFRIVKQQVPGIEKIQLSTHCHDDLGMATANTLAAIRNGVDQFEGTINGIGERAGNTPIEEVALALDTRTELYGAQTSLVLEELYATSRLVSKRTGMSVPGNKAIVGANAFAHESGIHQDGMLKERTTYEIVSPERIGLKTSKLVLGKHSGRHAFKEKLADMGFDALTEEQLQEAFRKFKALTDKKKQVLDEDLHVLMDESRNALPQMYTLDSIQVSYGNQSVPVASIRLSKQDGTAIDEVAMGNGSVDAIFHAIDKASGEEVELEDYSIQSVTYGKDALGEVHASLRQGEYTALGRGTSTDILEASAKAYIDALNKLLGRKEVHGKSNITIS from the coding sequence ATGCGCAAAATATGGGTGTTGGACACAACGTTAAGAGATGGAGAGCAATCACCAGGAGTTAGCTTAACCAGCACAGAAAAGGTGGAAATTGCTCTTCAGCTGCAAAAATTAGGCGTAGATCGGATTGAGACCGGCTTTCCAGCAACCTCGCCTGGTGAGATTATCAGCATGCAGGAGATTGCCAAACAGGTTACCCAAGCAACACTGGTTGGTTTTGCACGCTCGAAAGAACAGGATATTGATGCAGTCAGAGAGGCGCTACGAGGAGCTGAGGATACCTGTCTTCATTTGTTCCTGGCTACCTCACCCATTCACCGCCAACATAAGCTGCGAATGGATAAAGCGAAAGTATTAGAGACCGCTGCTGCTGCCATTCGTTATGGACGCAAGTATTTCAGCAAGGTAGAATTTTCAGCAGAGGACGCCAGTCGTACCGAGCTGGACTTTATTTGTGAAGTCGTGGATATGGCGATTCGTGCTGGAGCGACGGTCGTCAATTTACCGGATACGGTGGGATATGCCTCGCCGGATCAGTTCGGTGAAATGTTTAGAATTGTAAAGCAACAAGTGCCCGGTATCGAAAAAATACAACTCAGCACACATTGTCATGATGATCTTGGCATGGCAACAGCTAACACGCTGGCGGCCATCCGTAATGGTGTAGATCAATTTGAAGGTACCATCAATGGAATCGGTGAGCGAGCCGGAAATACACCTATCGAGGAAGTTGCACTGGCCCTTGATACCAGAACTGAGCTTTATGGTGCACAAACGAGTCTGGTTTTGGAGGAGCTGTATGCCACCAGTCGACTGGTGAGCAAACGTACGGGGATGTCGGTACCGGGAAACAAGGCCATTGTTGGAGCCAATGCGTTTGCTCACGAGTCCGGTATACACCAGGACGGAATGCTTAAAGAGCGTACAACGTATGAGATCGTGTCCCCTGAGCGTATTGGGCTGAAGACGAGTAAACTTGTGTTGGGCAAGCACTCGGGTCGACATGCATTTAAAGAAAAACTGGCGGACATGGGGTTTGATGCTTTGACGGAGGAACAGCTGCAAGAGGCGTTCCGCAAATTCAAGGCCTTGACGGATAAGAAAAAACAGGTGCTAGATGAAGATTTGCACGTCCTGATGGACGAAAGCCGCAATGCCTTACCTCAAATGTACACACTGGATTCCATTCAGGTGTCTTATGGCAATCAGTCGGTTCCAGTCGCATCCATTCGGTTGAGTAAACAAGATGGGACAGCAATTGATGAAGTAGCAATGGGTAACGGTTCTGTAGATGCGATTTTCCATGCTATAGACAAGGCCAGTGGTGAAGAGGTGGAGTTGGAGGATTATTCGATCCAATCTGTAACATATGGCAAAGATGCGTTGGGGGAAGTACACGCTAGTTTGAGGCAAGGTGAGTACACAGCTCTGGGAAGAGGCACAAGTACTGATATTTTGGAAGCTAGCGCCAAAGCTTACATCGATGCACTGAACAAGCTACTGGGCAGAAAAGAAGTTCATGGCAAAAGCAATATCACCATTAGTTGA
- a CDS encoding FadR/GntR family transcriptional regulator, with the protein MNYEMVPFQAVKRKQIADEVAEQLQRKIAAGEWNVGTKIPTEPELMKLFGVGRSTVREAVSVLVHAGLLEKKQGHGTFVCQPTTSQEPLDYRLSRAEIIEVYEVRSVLELEIARLAALRRNDEDLRLMRAALDRRAATLAAGDLTGYLDADITFHLAVAGATRNKVLTDVYGSFVEAIRKALNNLITDPAMQNHFTLQHEKIYEAIRDQDGKAAELYSIQHLDGTKLELQKHMGSS; encoded by the coding sequence ATGAATTATGAAATGGTGCCTTTTCAAGCCGTCAAACGCAAGCAAATCGCCGATGAAGTGGCTGAACAGCTGCAACGAAAAATTGCTGCTGGTGAATGGAATGTGGGCACTAAGATTCCAACCGAGCCTGAGCTCATGAAGCTATTCGGAGTCGGGCGATCTACAGTACGTGAAGCGGTTAGCGTTCTGGTGCATGCCGGTCTATTAGAGAAAAAGCAAGGACACGGAACTTTTGTCTGCCAACCGACGACTTCTCAAGAGCCATTGGATTACCGTCTAAGCCGTGCTGAAATTATTGAGGTTTATGAAGTGCGGAGTGTGTTGGAACTAGAGATTGCCAGATTGGCTGCATTACGTCGTAATGACGAGGATTTACGCTTAATGCGTGCGGCGTTGGACCGTCGTGCTGCAACTTTGGCCGCTGGAGATTTGACTGGGTACCTAGATGCGGATATCACTTTTCACTTGGCTGTTGCCGGAGCTACACGCAATAAGGTGCTTACAGACGTATATGGCAGCTTTGTAGAGGCCATTCGCAAGGCATTGAACAATCTCATTACCGATCCAGCGATGCAAAATCATTTTACTCTGCAGCATGAAAAAATATATGAAGCAATCCGGGATCAGGATGGCAAGGCTGCCGAACTTTATAGCATTCAACATTTGGACGGCACCAAGCTGGAGCTGCAAAAGCATATGGGAAGTTCATAA
- a CDS encoding aldose 1-epimerase, with product MTQQHAAIGDLYYGIPAIRLKFGRYEAVALPGNGANLISFRDNETGYSFLREPDAESIEAFKQSPSVYGIPFLFPPNRYEDGKFLWNGVTYELPINEEATHNHLHGFLHTVRWEVEDYGSGEQGSYVVMNQHVREGHPMFRYLPFTFTMKLTYSLDEFGLHQRYVIHNEGDQPIPNLFAFHTAIRVPFVPDSSPEDYKIKVTIGERRELTERLLATGQFQPLSPEEELLKTTGVSPYFASMDNHYTAAPQNGRNYMELTHSKTGATLVYDVGTAYKHWMIWNNKANKEFICPEPQMNMINAPNRPDLPAEEIGLIALAPGHIFEATSRLYCITPNKSKS from the coding sequence ATGACACAACAACATGCTGCAATTGGTGATCTTTATTATGGAATACCGGCGATTCGTCTTAAATTTGGACGATATGAAGCAGTTGCCCTGCCGGGAAACGGTGCAAATCTGATTTCTTTTCGTGACAATGAAACGGGATATTCTTTTCTGCGTGAGCCAGATGCTGAGAGCATAGAGGCTTTTAAGCAAAGCCCGTCCGTTTACGGAATTCCTTTCCTGTTCCCTCCGAATCGGTATGAGGATGGAAAATTCCTGTGGAATGGCGTTACATATGAGCTGCCGATAAATGAAGAGGCGACCCACAACCATCTGCACGGCTTTTTACACACTGTTCGGTGGGAGGTTGAGGACTACGGTTCTGGGGAGCAAGGTAGCTATGTGGTAATGAATCAGCATGTAAGGGAAGGACATCCCATGTTCCGCTATTTACCCTTCACCTTTACCATGAAGTTAACGTACAGCCTGGACGAATTTGGCCTGCATCAGCGTTATGTGATCCATAACGAGGGCGATCAACCGATCCCCAACTTATTTGCCTTTCACACAGCGATTCGAGTTCCGTTCGTACCCGATAGCTCGCCTGAGGATTACAAGATTAAGGTCACAATCGGTGAGCGTCGTGAGCTGACGGAACGGTTGTTGGCCACAGGTCAGTTCCAGCCTTTATCTCCGGAAGAGGAACTGCTGAAGACGACGGGAGTTAGTCCTTATTTTGCCTCTATGGATAATCATTACACGGCAGCTCCGCAAAATGGACGCAACTACATGGAACTGACACACAGTAAGACAGGTGCTACCCTCGTATACGATGTAGGCACAGCTTATAAGCATTGGATGATCTGGAATAACAAAGCGAACAAGGAATTCATCTGTCCTGAGCCGCAAATGAACATGATCAATGCACCGAATCGTCCGGACCTGCCAGCAGAGGAGATCGGATTGATTGCACTGGCTCCAGGCCATATTTTTGAAGCAACCAGCCGTTTGTATTGTATTACACCTAATAAATCGAAATCCTAA
- a CDS encoding MBL fold metallo-hydrolase has translation MANHLFTEGMTANEEAAPDLLSLRTLFVNMCFIGEPGSRSWVLVDTGMTGFTDSIIRLAEERFTGPPIAIVLTHGHFDHVGSVIELVQHWGTPVYAHPLELPYLTGMKDYQKPDPSVGGGLMSSISFLYPNDAIDLDDRITSLPLDGSVPGAPGWKWLHTPGHTPGHVSLFHERRRLMVAGDAFITVKQESALAVILQEKEIHGPPAYFTTDWQAAQRSVEMLAKLKPEIAVTGHGHYMHGAELTDQLERLAGDFEHMAVPKQGRYV, from the coding sequence TTGGCAAATCATCTGTTCACCGAAGGAATGACGGCAAATGAAGAGGCTGCTCCCGATCTCCTGAGCTTACGGACGCTGTTTGTAAATATGTGTTTTATTGGGGAGCCGGGAAGCCGTTCCTGGGTGCTGGTGGATACGGGGATGACAGGATTTACAGACTCGATTATACGCCTGGCAGAGGAACGGTTCACTGGCCCTCCGATCGCTATTGTGCTTACACATGGTCATTTTGATCATGTAGGTTCGGTTATTGAGTTGGTACAGCATTGGGGTACACCTGTTTATGCACATCCTTTGGAATTACCTTATTTGACGGGAATGAAGGATTATCAAAAACCTGACCCTAGTGTAGGGGGAGGTTTAATGTCGAGCATTTCCTTCTTATACCCTAATGATGCTATAGATCTCGATGATCGCATCACATCACTGCCCCTAGATGGCAGTGTCCCCGGTGCCCCTGGTTGGAAGTGGCTGCATACGCCAGGACATACACCTGGTCATGTATCGCTTTTTCATGAGCGAAGAAGGTTAATGGTGGCCGGTGACGCTTTTATTACGGTGAAACAGGAATCGGCACTGGCCGTTATTTTACAGGAAAAAGAAATACATGGGCCTCCTGCGTATTTTACGACAGATTGGCAAGCTGCGCAGCGTTCGGTGGAAATGCTGGCCAAGTTAAAGCCTGAGATTGCAGTCACAGGACATGGTCATTACATGCATGGTGCTGAGCTGACAGATCAGCTGGAGCGACTGGCGGGAGATTTTGAGCACATGGCTGTACCCAAACAGGGCCGTTATGTGTAG
- a CDS encoding aminopeptidase, with product MSDFQQKLQKYAELAVRVGANVHPGQTLIVHAPILSAELVRLIVKSAYTAGAKLVTVKWSDETITRLQYELAPDETFNIAPKWYAAEMTEEVENGAAVLHVIAENPDLLQGIPSSRITAAQRVRSHELRQYREYQMADKFSWSLIAYPSAEWAAKVFPDLPASEQMDKLWDAIFSTVRVDLDNPVEAWKEHLKTLSSKADILNAKRYKKLHYLAPGTDLTIELAKDHLWVAAESVNQQGHTFVANMPTEEVFTAPLKTGVNGKVSSTKPLSYSGNIIDNFSLTFENGRIVDVQAETGLETLQHLVEMDEGSHYLGEVALVPHKSPISDKNILFYNTLFDENASNHLAIGNAYAFNLKGGKDMTQEQLAANGLNSSLTHVDFMIGSAEMDINGVTEDGTEEPIFRKGNWAI from the coding sequence ATGTCAGATTTTCAACAAAAATTGCAAAAATATGCCGAGTTAGCCGTTCGGGTCGGCGCCAATGTCCATCCTGGGCAGACACTCATCGTTCATGCACCAATTTTGTCCGCCGAACTCGTGAGACTTATCGTCAAATCAGCGTATACTGCTGGGGCCAAGCTAGTTACAGTAAAATGGAGTGATGAGACTATTACTCGATTACAGTATGAACTAGCTCCTGATGAAACTTTTAATATTGCTCCCAAATGGTACGCAGCCGAAATGACTGAAGAGGTCGAAAATGGCGCAGCAGTACTGCATGTCATTGCAGAAAATCCGGATTTGCTTCAGGGAATTCCGTCCAGCCGAATTACTGCTGCCCAGCGTGTGCGGTCACATGAATTACGTCAATATCGTGAGTATCAAATGGCCGACAAATTCAGTTGGTCTCTGATTGCTTATCCTTCAGCAGAGTGGGCTGCCAAAGTATTCCCTGATCTGCCAGCTTCAGAGCAAATGGATAAACTGTGGGATGCCATTTTCAGCACCGTGCGTGTGGATCTGGATAACCCTGTGGAGGCGTGGAAAGAGCATTTGAAAACCCTTTCCAGCAAAGCTGATATTTTAAATGCCAAACGCTATAAAAAGCTGCATTATCTGGCTCCAGGCACAGACCTCACCATCGAATTGGCAAAAGATCATCTGTGGGTAGCAGCCGAAAGCGTCAACCAACAGGGACATACTTTTGTAGCCAATATGCCTACCGAGGAAGTGTTTACAGCTCCGCTCAAAACGGGAGTGAACGGTAAGGTCAGCAGCACCAAGCCACTTAGCTACAGCGGAAATATCATCGACAACTTTTCATTGACTTTTGAAAATGGACGTATTGTCGATGTACAGGCAGAAACCGGTTTGGAAACTCTTCAGCATCTAGTAGAAATGGATGAAGGTTCACACTATCTGGGGGAGGTTGCTCTCGTACCTCACAAGTCACCTATCTCTGATAAAAATATTTTATTTTATAATACGTTGTTTGATGAAAATGCCTCTAACCACTTGGCCATCGGTAATGCTTATGCATTTAACCTTAAAGGCGGCAAGGATATGACTCAAGAGCAGTTGGCTGCCAACGGCCTGAATTCCAGCCTGACTCACGTCGACTTTATGATCGGTTCAGCTGAAATGGACATTAACGGCGTTACCGAGGACGGTACTGAGGAACCTATCTTCCGTAAAGGAAATTGGGCGATCTAA
- a CDS encoding glycerol dehydrogenase: MSEKVFISPGKYVQGKNVIDKTGEYVKPLGHTALVIADKLVWEIAADRVVKSLEQADITAVKIEFQGEASKNEVNRIADQGRSAQVDIVIGVGGGKTLDTAKAVNELLGSSVVIIPTTASTDAPTSALSVLYTDEGAFDAYTFFSKNPSLILVDTKVISQAPPLFLSSGIADAMATWIEVRAVIEARATTMAGGLPTLAAEAIASKCEEVLFDYGLQAYESVKRKVVTPALEAVVEANTLLSGLGFESGGLAGAHAIHNGFTVLEGDIHHLTHGQKVAFGTLVQLALEKRPLSEVERYIDFYLKLDLPVTLEDIKLQEASREDLYRVAQAATKEGETAHNLPFAVTADDVLDAILAADQYSLAYKAKIGHKS, translated from the coding sequence ATGAGCGAAAAAGTATTTATTAGTCCAGGTAAATATGTGCAAGGGAAAAATGTGATTGATAAAACAGGTGAGTATGTTAAGCCATTAGGTCATACTGCCTTGGTTATTGCGGACAAGCTGGTTTGGGAGATTGCAGCCGACCGCGTAGTAAAAAGTCTGGAACAGGCTGATATTACGGCGGTTAAAATTGAGTTTCAAGGGGAAGCATCGAAAAATGAAGTCAACCGTATTGCGGATCAGGGACGAAGCGCCCAGGTCGATATTGTCATTGGTGTAGGTGGTGGTAAAACGCTGGATACGGCCAAAGCCGTTAATGAACTACTCGGTTCCTCAGTTGTGATTATTCCAACGACTGCTTCTACAGATGCCCCTACTAGTGCACTATCTGTTTTGTACACCGATGAGGGTGCATTTGATGCGTATACCTTTTTCAGTAAAAATCCAAGCCTGATCCTGGTGGACACGAAAGTCATTTCTCAAGCGCCGCCCTTGTTCCTCTCCTCAGGCATTGCAGATGCCATGGCAACGTGGATTGAGGTCCGTGCGGTCATTGAAGCTCGCGCAACGACAATGGCTGGTGGTTTGCCAACCTTGGCGGCAGAAGCCATTGCGTCCAAGTGTGAGGAAGTTCTTTTCGATTACGGTCTGCAGGCTTATGAATCCGTGAAACGCAAAGTCGTCACACCTGCGCTTGAAGCGGTAGTCGAAGCCAATACGTTGCTAAGTGGTTTGGGCTTTGAAAGCGGCGGTTTGGCAGGCGCACATGCGATTCACAATGGTTTTACCGTTCTGGAAGGGGATATTCATCACCTGACACATGGTCAGAAGGTAGCTTTTGGCACCTTAGTCCAGCTTGCCTTGGAAAAAAGACCTTTGTCCGAGGTGGAGCGGTATATTGACTTTTATCTAAAACTCGATCTGCCTGTCACGCTCGAAGACATTAAGCTACAGGAAGCTTCCCGAGAGGATTTGTACAGGGTAGCCCAGGCTGCTACCAAAGAAGGCGAAACTGCTCACAATCTACCATTTGCTGTCACAGCGGATGATGTGCTTGATGCGATTTTAGCGGCTGACCAATATTCACTTGCCTACAAGGCAAAAATTGGACATAAAAGCTAA
- the bioB gene encoding biotin synthase BioB: MNLLNEVIDWGLLAEKAIQGSRISLEEGMEVLEADDEELLPIMQAAFQVRHHFYEKKVKLNMIINAKSGLCPEDCGYCSQSIVSTAPVSKYSMLDKESLLAGAREAVARRAGTYCIVASGKGPTDRELDQVIEAVQEINRTMPLKICACLGILKGDQARRLAEAGVHRYNHNLNTSKANYPSITTTHTYDQRVETVKMAQSHGMSPCSGVIIGMGETNEEIVQMAYALRELDADSIPVNFLNPVPGTPLEGAKRISPIQALKVLALFRFICPSKEIRVAGGRELNLRSLQPLCLYAANSIFVGDYLTTEGQEVTFDHQMIEDLGFEIEMCALSTV, translated from the coding sequence ATGAATTTACTAAACGAGGTTATAGATTGGGGCTTGTTGGCTGAAAAAGCGATCCAAGGCAGCCGTATATCGCTGGAAGAAGGTATGGAGGTACTGGAAGCCGACGATGAGGAATTATTACCGATTATGCAAGCTGCATTTCAGGTGCGGCATCACTTTTATGAAAAAAAAGTAAAGCTCAACATGATCATCAATGCCAAAAGTGGCCTGTGCCCGGAGGATTGCGGTTATTGCTCACAATCTATCGTATCCACGGCGCCTGTGAGCAAGTACAGTATGCTGGACAAGGAATCACTGTTGGCTGGAGCTAGGGAAGCAGTAGCGCGGAGAGCAGGGACGTATTGCATCGTAGCTTCCGGCAAAGGTCCAACAGATCGAGAGCTGGATCAGGTGATTGAGGCAGTACAAGAAATTAATCGCACGATGCCGCTCAAAATTTGCGCCTGCTTAGGGATTCTCAAGGGAGATCAGGCACGGCGGTTGGCAGAGGCTGGGGTACATCGATACAATCATAATTTAAATACAAGTAAGGCCAACTATCCTTCGATTACAACCACACATACATACGATCAACGCGTCGAAACTGTGAAAATGGCTCAATCTCACGGAATGTCTCCATGCTCTGGCGTTATTATCGGGATGGGGGAAACGAATGAGGAAATCGTACAAATGGCTTATGCCTTACGGGAGTTAGATGCTGACTCTATTCCGGTTAACTTTTTGAATCCAGTCCCTGGAACCCCGTTGGAAGGAGCAAAGCGAATATCACCTATCCAAGCTTTGAAGGTGCTGGCACTGTTCCGCTTCATCTGTCCATCCAAAGAAATACGCGTTGCAGGTGGACGAGAGTTGAATTTACGCTCGTTACAACCGCTATGCCTGTATGCAGCGAATTCAATTTTTGTAGGAGATTATTTAACGACAGAAGGCCAGGAGGTCACATTTGATCATCAAATGATTGAAGATCTTGGTTTCGAAATTGAGATGTGTGCCCTTTCAACCGTATAA
- a CDS encoding hemolysin family protein, translating into MGSILSDPLPSMFNLFIVFALVLLNGFFVSAEFAMVKVRGSRIETLVEAGNKKAVYAANMLHNLDAYLSACQLGITLASLGLGWIGEPAIAHLIEPVFTAAGLGAVYVHGTAVVIAFIVITILHIVLGELAPKTIAIRKSETITLYSAMLMTWFYKLMYPFIWALNGMANSLLRLFRLEPVSENDDSAHTGDEIRILMKESNKSGLIDNTELALVDNIFDFTDTTAREIMIPRTEMICLYSNESTEENLAIATESMRTRYPICAEDKDHIIGFIHIKDLLRANTLDTRTMIRPILAVPESTQISDLLKRMQRSKTQIAILIDEYGGTSGMVTLEDIMEEIVGEIQDEFDQERPSCEQINDEEFSIDGMLLIDEVNDRFGLDLDHEDYDTVGGWLYSHVEVIPPQPGQTVLFEGCMFTVEEVENKRISRIRLIKQPIIVEEAGVS; encoded by the coding sequence ATGGGGAGCATATTGAGTGACCCTTTACCGAGTATGTTTAACTTATTTATTGTTTTTGCATTAGTACTATTGAATGGTTTTTTTGTATCTGCGGAATTTGCCATGGTGAAGGTCAGAGGCAGCCGTATTGAAACATTGGTGGAAGCGGGCAATAAAAAGGCCGTGTACGCCGCCAATATGTTACACAACTTGGACGCTTATTTGTCTGCCTGCCAGTTGGGTATTACACTAGCATCGTTGGGACTAGGATGGATCGGAGAGCCGGCCATCGCACATTTGATCGAACCTGTATTTACAGCCGCTGGATTAGGAGCGGTATATGTGCACGGTACTGCCGTGGTTATTGCATTTATTGTTATTACGATTCTGCATATTGTGTTGGGTGAATTGGCGCCCAAAACGATAGCTATTCGTAAATCTGAGACCATTACGCTGTATTCAGCCATGCTGATGACTTGGTTTTACAAGTTGATGTATCCATTCATATGGGCGTTAAATGGAATGGCGAACAGCCTGCTGCGTTTATTCCGTCTGGAGCCGGTATCTGAAAATGACGATTCCGCGCATACCGGAGATGAAATACGCATTCTGATGAAAGAAAGCAATAAGAGCGGACTAATTGATAATACGGAATTGGCGCTTGTTGATAATATATTTGATTTTACCGACACGACCGCCAGGGAAATCATGATTCCGCGAACTGAGATGATCTGCTTATACAGTAATGAGTCCACAGAAGAAAATCTCGCGATTGCGACGGAAAGCATGAGAACCCGTTATCCAATCTGCGCCGAAGATAAGGACCATATTATCGGCTTTATCCATATTAAGGACCTTCTACGGGCGAACACACTGGATACCCGTACGATGATTCGACCGATTCTTGCTGTCCCGGAATCTACGCAAATTAGTGATCTGCTCAAACGCATGCAGCGCAGCAAGACGCAAATCGCCATTTTGATTGATGAATATGGCGGGACATCGGGTATGGTAACACTGGAAGATATTATGGAAGAAATCGTTGGTGAAATTCAGGATGAGTTCGATCAGGAACGTCCGAGTTGTGAGCAGATTAATGACGAGGAATTTTCCATTGACGGCATGTTATTAATTGATGAAGTGAACGATCGCTTTGGACTGGATCTGGATCATGAGGATTATGATACGGTAGGGGGCTGGCTATACTCACATGTCGAGGTTATTCCTCCACAGCCTGGCCAGACTGTATTGTTTGAGGGATGTATGTTCACGGTAGAAGAAGTTGAAAACAAGCGGATTTCACGTATTCGGCTGATAAAACAGCCTATTATCGTGGAAGAAGCAGGAGTCTCATAA
- the gerQ gene encoding spore coat protein GerQ, which produces MISQQAYRPVSYASGNGYPEWPRGMAPMGTMQPMTGFPPQVSSGSPMTPTGTVVQVQTPQYEQSYIENILRLNLGKTGTFYMTYENNREWNAKIFKGILEAAGRDHIIISDPATGKRTILLMLNLDYATFDEPLLYQYPGVIGNPGASPVR; this is translated from the coding sequence ATGATTTCACAGCAAGCTTACCGTCCCGTATCTTATGCTTCCGGCAACGGATATCCCGAATGGCCAAGAGGGATGGCTCCAATGGGAACCATGCAGCCTATGACTGGCTTTCCACCTCAAGTAAGTAGTGGCAGCCCTATGACACCAACGGGTACCGTAGTGCAGGTTCAGACTCCGCAATACGAGCAATCATACATCGAAAATATTTTACGCTTGAACTTAGGCAAAACGGGAACCTTTTATATGACCTATGAAAATAACCGGGAATGGAATGCGAAAATATTCAAAGGCATTCTGGAAGCAGCAGGTCGGGATCACATTATTATTAGTGATCCGGCGACAGGCAAACGGACCATTCTGCTGATGCTAAACCTGGACTATGCAACGTTTGATGAGCCATTGTTGTACCAATATCCCGGCGTCATCGGGAATCCGGGTGCATCCCCGGTTCGCTGA
- a CDS encoding cell wall hydrolase, with protein MAVIKTNSEDVRTLARLMRAEAEGEGEMGMLMVGNVGVNRILSNCLDFRGIRLMNDMVFQSPGGFEATQKGYFYQKARDRDIRLAQRVINGEKLHPASNALWFFRPAGNCPGTWYDQTNTGRFKAHCFFSPSVQDCPNVY; from the coding sequence GTGGCTGTAATCAAGACCAACTCAGAAGATGTAAGGACCCTCGCCCGGCTGATGCGGGCTGAGGCTGAAGGTGAAGGAGAGATGGGTATGCTCATGGTTGGCAATGTCGGTGTGAACCGAATTTTATCCAATTGCCTAGATTTCCGGGGGATACGCCTTATGAATGACATGGTGTTTCAAAGCCCCGGAGGTTTTGAAGCCACTCAGAAGGGGTATTTTTATCAGAAAGCCCGTGATCGGGACATTCGACTTGCCCAGCGTGTAATCAATGGAGAAAAGCTACATCCGGCATCCAATGCATTATGGTTTTTCAGACCAGCAGGAAACTGTCCGGGCACTTGGTATGACCAGACCAATACCGGGCGTTTTAAAGCCCACTGCTTTTTTAGCCCGTCTGTACAGGATTGTCCTAATGTATATTAG
- a CDS encoding SDR family NAD(P)-dependent oxidoreductase, with product MSFEGQVVIVTGAAHGIGKEVAFAYAAQGAHVVFADHNEEEGAAAAAAARNEGYQAIFIPCDVRKEEDIVALIRATEEEYGTIHTLINNAGVSKWKSPYELTIAEWDDILNTNVRSCFIATREAAKVMKRNAEGGSVVNMTSTRAFMSEPDTEAYAASKGAIAALTHAMAISLGKDGIQVNCISPGWIEAGDYEKLRAEDHQQHPSGRVGTPKDIARACLYLTQPGNDFVTGTNLVVDGGMTRKMIYEP from the coding sequence GTGTCATTTGAGGGACAAGTTGTTATTGTAACAGGAGCGGCGCATGGCATCGGGAAAGAAGTCGCTTTTGCCTACGCTGCTCAGGGTGCCCATGTTGTATTTGCCGACCACAATGAGGAGGAGGGTGCAGCAGCCGCTGCAGCGGCCCGGAACGAGGGCTATCAGGCCATTTTTATTCCTTGTGATGTGCGGAAGGAAGAAGATATTGTAGCGCTAATCCGTGCCACGGAAGAAGAATACGGTACGATTCATACGCTAATTAACAACGCTGGCGTGTCCAAATGGAAATCTCCTTATGAGTTAACGATAGCAGAATGGGATGACATTCTGAATACAAACGTACGCAGCTGTTTTATTGCCACTAGGGAAGCAGCTAAGGTGATGAAACGAAACGCAGAAGGTGGCTCTGTGGTCAATATGACCTCTACACGAGCTTTCATGTCAGAGCCGGATACAGAAGCCTACGCGGCATCCAAAGGAGCGATTGCGGCCCTTACACACGCGATGGCCATATCGCTAGGAAAGGACGGGATTCAGGTCAATTGCATCAGTCCAGGGTGGATTGAAGCCGGCGATTATGAGAAACTGCGTGCAGAAGACCATCAACAGCATCCGTCTGGGCGAGTAGGAACCCCTAAGGACATCGCACGGGCCTGTCTGTATTTGACACAACCTGGCAATGATTTTGTAACAGGCACGAATCTGGTAGTAGATGGTGGCATGACGCGTAAAATGATTTATGAGCCATAA